The following proteins are encoded in a genomic region of Desulfurococcaceae archaeon:
- a CDS encoding aspartate/glutamate racemase family protein — translation MGGIKMRIKVIVPVSTDIWNKMIEEAYSKHKDPDTEITIVNIKKGPESIEMIYDEVWAELEALLEAEKAEKEGYDAVIDYCFGDPGLMAIKEALDIPVVGLCEPSIHIASTLGRKFSVVSVGGMKAKGMVLERVKSYGLEHKLASVRLVEIKVLDIKKDFDKLVEALYEEAKKAVEEDGADVIVLGCGSLLNIAEILQKRLGVPVIDPGLAALKYTEMLVKLGLKQSKKAYPKPYEKKRTM, via the coding sequence ATGGGTGGTATTAAAATGCGCATAAAAGTCATTGTTCCCGTGTCTACAGATATCTGGAACAAAATGATAGAGGAAGCTTACAGCAAGCACAAGGACCCCGATACCGAAATAACTATTGTTAACATAAAGAAAGGCCCCGAGTCCATAGAGATGATCTATGACGAGGTCTGGGCGGAGCTTGAAGCCCTCCTAGAAGCCGAGAAAGCGGAAAAAGAAGGCTACGATGCCGTCATAGACTACTGCTTTGGAGACCCCGGCCTCATGGCCATAAAAGAAGCACTAGACATACCCGTCGTGGGTCTGTGCGAACCGAGTATTCACATAGCATCAACGCTTGGAAGAAAATTCTCCGTCGTCAGCGTCGGAGGAATGAAGGCTAAAGGTATGGTGCTGGAAAGGGTTAAGTCATATGGTCTTGAACACAAGTTAGCGAGTGTGAGGCTCGTCGAAATAAAAGTCCTTGACATCAAGAAAGACTTTGATAAGCTGGTTGAAGCACTATACGAAGAAGCCAAGAAAGCGGTTGAAGAGGATGGAGCGGATGTAATAGTACTTGGTTGTGGAAGCCTACTAAACATTGCTGAAATCCTCCAGAAGAGGCTGGGCGTGCCCGTAATAGACCCTGGACTAGCAGCACTGAAATACACCGAGATGCTAGTCAAACTGGGGTTAAAGCAGAGTAAGAAGGCTTATCCCAAGCCCTATGAGAAGAAGAGAACCATGTAG